The Candidatus Hydrogenedentota bacterium genome has a window encoding:
- a CDS encoding acyl CoA:acetate/3-ketoacid CoA transferase, producing the protein MPQIVSADEAVRRVPEGATVAVVPMPSEAIYPAFQRVFDATGSPKDLTVVWTAGIGPFSMEPKGMNHFAREGMLRRIVAGHIGLNHAISDLVARERIEAYNLPQGVLAQLFREIAAKRPGLFTEIGLGTFVDPRIEGGKMNARTRDCEDLVVRVDVLGQEKLLYRTFPIHAAIIRGTAADPNGSISSEDEALDMECLEAAMAARNCGGIVIAQVERLTDIPHRPHDVYVPGLFVDYIVVAGSRQEHPHTMFVEHDPSYSGQARADLTNAVQPMPLGAEKIICRRAVLEMRAGMVMNLGIGIPMGVARVAHEEGLLEKVTLNTEVGIIGGLPEGGKNFGPAKNPVAFLTQPAMFDFYDGGGLDLACLGMAQTDADGNVNVSKLGPRLIGCGGFINITQSARKCVFCGEFAAGGFDAAVENGALAIRQDGKIAKFVAAVEQITFSGIQGRKKGHDVLYVTERCVFQLAPEGLLLKEIAPGVDLQRDILDRMQFRPTVPDAVPLMDARIFQEGPMGL; encoded by the coding sequence ATGCCCCAGATCGTATCTGCCGACGAAGCGGTGCGGCGCGTGCCCGAAGGCGCGACCGTGGCCGTGGTCCCTATGCCCAGCGAGGCCATCTACCCGGCGTTTCAGCGCGTTTTCGACGCCACCGGCTCGCCGAAGGATCTGACCGTCGTCTGGACCGCCGGCATCGGCCCCTTCAGCATGGAGCCGAAGGGGATGAACCACTTCGCGCGGGAAGGCATGCTCAGGCGGATCGTCGCCGGGCACATCGGCCTCAACCACGCCATCTCCGACCTCGTCGCGCGCGAGCGGATCGAGGCCTACAACCTCCCGCAGGGCGTGCTGGCGCAATTGTTCCGCGAGATTGCCGCGAAGCGCCCCGGCCTCTTCACCGAAATCGGGCTGGGAACGTTTGTGGACCCGCGAATCGAGGGCGGCAAGATGAATGCGCGCACCCGCGATTGCGAGGATCTCGTCGTCCGCGTGGATGTCCTCGGCCAGGAAAAGCTCCTCTACAGGACCTTTCCAATACACGCCGCGATCATCCGGGGAACGGCGGCGGATCCCAACGGCTCCATCTCCTCCGAAGATGAAGCCCTCGACATGGAGTGCCTGGAAGCGGCCATGGCCGCGCGCAATTGCGGCGGCATCGTCATCGCGCAGGTGGAGCGCCTCACGGATATACCGCACCGCCCCCACGACGTCTATGTGCCTGGCCTGTTCGTCGACTACATCGTCGTCGCCGGGTCGCGCCAGGAACATCCGCACACGATGTTCGTGGAGCACGACCCCAGCTACTCCGGCCAGGCGCGCGCGGACCTGACCAACGCCGTACAGCCGATGCCCCTGGGCGCCGAGAAGATCATCTGCCGCCGCGCCGTGCTGGAAATGCGCGCCGGGATGGTGATGAACCTCGGCATCGGCATCCCCATGGGGGTGGCCCGCGTGGCCCATGAGGAAGGCCTGCTCGAAAAGGTTACGCTGAACACCGAGGTCGGTATCATCGGCGGCCTGCCGGAAGGGGGCAAGAACTTCGGCCCCGCGAAGAACCCCGTCGCCTTTCTCACGCAGCCGGCCATGTTCGACTTCTACGACGGCGGCGGGCTCGACCTGGCCTGCCTCGGCATGGCGCAGACCGACGCCGACGGCAATGTGAATGTGAGCAAGCTCGGCCCGCGCCTCATCGGCTGCGGCGGATTCATCAACATCACGCAGTCCGCCCGGAAATGCGTCTTCTGCGGGGAGTTTGCCGCGGGCGGCTTCGACGCGGCGGTGGAGAACGGCGCGCTCGCGATCCGGCAGGACGGCAAGATTGCGAAGTTCGTGGCGGCGGTGGAGCAAATCACCTTCAGCGGCATCCAGGGCCGAAAGAAAGGCCACGACGTGCTCTACGTCACGGAACGCTGCGTGTTCCAGCTCGCGCCCGAGGGCCTGCTCCTCAAGGAGATCGCCCCCGGCGTCGACCTCCAGCGCGACATCCTCGACCGCATGCAATTCCGCCCCACCGTGCCCGACGCCGTGCCCCTCATGGACGCGAGAATCTTCCAGGAAGGCCCGATGGGGCTGTAG
- a CDS encoding PEP-CTERM sorting domain-containing protein, with the protein MSAKNVIMTTAIVFGMILMCGWSEALTLETDARGFEDLRDGMGLTLLVEDPQSGSGGVVESQAVASNGESAAASSETGLLSAYAAYGGAGGEPHIRLEALASWSETYSNMSGGYMEGLFAIEVLGVDMLIVDYASGPVMAAGYEVEVLLNGAEIWRSRSEFIGGKYGGISVLQEGVSAAYTLTEPIQYPGGPYLPSWMYAHVDPIVDQIALGPFASGDSFTLSYSLFVWAEGPGFETGSGVGIIDPYGDLLPVEVMGLVSLDVNGRPPIPEPASLGIIALGLAGLVIRKRSMRR; encoded by the coding sequence ATGTCAGCGAAGAACGTAATCATGACGACGGCAATCGTGTTTGGCATGATTCTCATGTGCGGGTGGTCGGAGGCCCTGACGCTTGAGACGGACGCCCGGGGATTTGAGGATTTGCGGGATGGTATGGGGCTTACCCTACTGGTGGAAGATCCCCAGTCCGGATCGGGCGGCGTCGTGGAATCGCAGGCTGTGGCGTCCAATGGCGAATCGGCGGCGGCCTCGTCGGAAACGGGCCTGCTGTCGGCCTATGCGGCCTATGGGGGCGCCGGCGGTGAGCCGCACATTCGCCTCGAAGCTCTGGCGTCGTGGAGCGAGACCTATTCGAATATGTCCGGCGGCTACATGGAAGGCCTATTCGCGATCGAAGTCCTCGGAGTGGACATGCTGATCGTGGACTATGCGTCCGGCCCCGTGATGGCGGCGGGATATGAAGTGGAGGTCCTGCTTAATGGGGCGGAGATCTGGCGGAGCCGATCCGAGTTTATTGGCGGCAAATACGGCGGAATCTCCGTACTCCAGGAAGGCGTATCCGCGGCATATACGCTCACCGAGCCCATACAATACCCGGGAGGTCCGTATCTGCCAAGCTGGATGTATGCCCACGTTGATCCGATTGTGGATCAGATTGCCCTGGGACCCTTTGCGAGCGGCGATTCGTTTACATTGAGCTATTCGCTGTTCGTGTGGGCCGAGGGCCCGGGTTTCGAAACGGGCTCCGGAGTGGGAATCATTGATCCGTATGGGGATCTTCTCCCGGTTGAGGTGATGGGGTTGGTCTCCCTGGACGTCAACGGCAGGCCGCCCATCCCCGAGCCGGCCAGCCTGGGCATCATCGCTCTGGGCCTGGCGGGACTGGTCATTAGAAAGCGCTCAATGCGCCGGTAG
- a CDS encoding FMN-binding protein, with protein MDTPTKTTRGARLRHWGVRLFRAAMIGGVLLVLRLHGGAGTGGETAPSLDQARALYPDAAALRPGDDLTTVLGEDDAVLGFAVKTLPQSARAVGYAGPSDVLLALDTDGAVTGARLLWSGDTPEHAAAVRNAPGFFEAFRGWRPGGENNTAAVDAVSGATLTSLAIVESVAVRLGGKPPSLKFPEAVALADVQRIFPEAARVDTPDPETGAMVVHDGVGTAIGALLRSAPHGDAIPGYQGPSDALIGLDSEGAVSGVTLGRSWDNQRYADYVRNDRYFREKHRGMSLEDFAALDPEAVWTDGVSGATITSAATMQAAIHRAGIYVNPPEPAVIVTAGFQPGLRDAITIGALVFGCIVSFTRLRARPATRVALQLYLIAALGLWAGDMVSLAVLGGWAGGAVPLQRAPGLVALVAAALIIPWATGKPVYCQHLCPHGAAQALLFRWTPGRVQLPHRWRRALGVAPFLVLLGGVAIAAAALPVSLSALEPFDAWIFGIGGAATITIALVGLAASAVIPQAYCKYGCPTGLVLEYARRRPHETRLNRRDALAAALLVLAIGLGYWS; from the coding sequence TTGGATACGCCGACCAAGACAACCCGCGGCGCACGCCTCCGGCACTGGGGCGTGCGCCTTTTTCGCGCCGCGATGATCGGCGGCGTGTTGCTCGTCCTCCGGCTGCACGGCGGGGCGGGAACGGGCGGCGAGACGGCGCCTTCGCTCGATCAGGCGCGAGCGCTCTATCCCGACGCCGCCGCCCTGCGCCCCGGAGATGACCTGACGACGGTGCTCGGCGAGGACGACGCCGTGCTGGGCTTTGCCGTGAAAACGCTGCCCCAAAGCGCGCGGGCCGTGGGCTACGCCGGCCCCTCCGATGTGCTGCTCGCGCTGGACACGGACGGCGCCGTTACGGGCGCGCGCCTGCTCTGGAGCGGGGACACGCCCGAGCACGCCGCCGCGGTCCGCAACGCCCCGGGCTTTTTCGAGGCATTCCGCGGCTGGCGCCCGGGCGGAGAGAACAACACGGCGGCCGTGGACGCCGTTTCCGGGGCGACGCTCACCAGCCTGGCCATTGTGGAGTCCGTCGCGGTGCGCCTGGGCGGGAAACCGCCCTCGCTGAAGTTCCCGGAGGCGGTGGCCCTGGCGGATGTCCAGCGGATTTTTCCCGAGGCGGCGCGCGTGGATACGCCCGACCCCGAGACCGGCGCGATGGTGGTTCACGATGGCGTGGGAACCGCAATCGGCGCGCTGCTGCGGAGCGCGCCCCATGGCGACGCCATCCCCGGCTATCAGGGCCCCTCCGACGCGCTGATTGGCCTCGATTCGGAGGGCGCCGTTTCCGGCGTGACGCTCGGGCGCAGTTGGGACAACCAGCGCTACGCCGACTACGTTCGCAACGACCGATATTTCCGCGAGAAACACCGGGGTATGTCCCTTGAGGACTTTGCCGCCCTGGACCCCGAAGCCGTCTGGACGGACGGGGTCTCCGGCGCCACGATCACCAGCGCGGCCACCATGCAGGCCGCCATCCACCGCGCGGGCATATACGTGAATCCGCCGGAACCAGCCGTGATCGTCACCGCCGGATTCCAGCCGGGACTGCGCGACGCGATCACGATTGGGGCGCTGGTTTTCGGCTGTATCGTCTCGTTTACGCGGCTGCGCGCCCGGCCCGCCACGCGCGTGGCGCTCCAGCTCTACCTCATCGCCGCGCTCGGGCTCTGGGCGGGGGACATGGTCTCGCTCGCGGTGCTGGGCGGATGGGCCGGCGGCGCCGTACCGCTGCAGCGCGCGCCCGGTCTCGTCGCGCTCGTCGCCGCGGCCCTGATTATCCCCTGGGCCACCGGCAAGCCGGTCTACTGCCAGCACCTCTGTCCCCACGGCGCGGCGCAGGCCCTGCTATTCCGATGGACGCCCGGGCGTGTGCAGCTGCCGCACCGCTGGCGCCGCGCGCTTGGCGTCGCGCCATTCCTGGTGTTGCTCGGCGGCGTGGCGATCGCGGCGGCGGCCCTGCCCGTGAGCCTGTCCGCGCTCGAACCCTTCGACGCGTGGATCTTCGGCATCGGCGGCGCCGCGACCATCACCATCGCCCTCGTCGGGCTGGCGGCCTCGGCGGTCATCCCGCAGGCCTACTGCAAGTACGGCTGCCCCACGGGGCTCGTGCTGGAGTACGCGCGCCGCCGTCCCCACGAGACCCGTCTCAATCGCCGCGACGCGCTCGCAGCGGCGCTGCTGGTGCTGGCGATTGGGTTGGGGTATTGGTCCTGA
- a CDS encoding FAD-dependent oxidoreductase, giving the protein MTVFDHREPPPLGATRVTTSDGQRITFLEGGLMKKSWPGFGLFVVVLVLAALLSAPVAGANGVLVEAEGLSAHGGWKLDTQFIHEMGSPYLLAHGLGRPVEDASGEVSFPAAGTYHVYVRTKDWVERWGAEGDPGRFQLLVNGEALPEVFGDTGAEWHWEYGGTVDIPGTSATVALRDLTGFDGRADAIYFTTDENDAPPETEDILGPWRLERLGLPPEPVELPDYDLVVVGGGYAGMGSAISAARMGLRVALVQNRPVLGGNGSSEVRVWAQGLIRRGKYPRIGEIISEIADSATKSPGRAEEFEDEHKEAVVRAEKNIDLFLNHHAYDVEKEVNRIAGVLAFDTRTSERKLFRAPLFVDATGHGVIGAVAGADWEMTPVGRMGMSNMWRWAEAEAPVPFPETPWALDLEMEDFPYPREYHAEWFWESGFDKDPLNDAEGIRDWNLRAAYGAFNAMKNRGGAAEHQNAYLEWIAYIGGPRESRRLMGDVVLTEEDIITKREFPDGCVPSTWSIDLHYPKEQFMKKYPENPFISYAAFDHRVDRLYGYPVPYRSFYSRNIENLFMAGRNISVTHEALGTVRVMQTLGMVGEVVGKAASICIERGTTPRGVYEDHLPQLLDMLELPGKARRATVRDEIIIPADALDRAPALGPYLGIDPTALSGIVVDDMAAEKDGDWSTSTGLKGFVAYGYVYASGGATATYHATIENAGRYEVRHAHQPHENRADRARIVVHGADGDTQVLVNMKVPASGEQGFEPLGVFRFAAGDQPVVTVHAAGGGGAVHTDAIQLVRVRD; this is encoded by the coding sequence ATGACGGTGTTCGATCACCGAGAGCCGCCACCGTTGGGTGCGACGAGGGTGACTACTTCAGACGGCCAGAGAATTACGTTCCTTGAAGGAGGCCTTATGAAGAAATCGTGGCCCGGGTTCGGGCTTTTCGTGGTTGTATTGGTTCTTGCGGCGCTGCTGTCCGCGCCGGTGGCGGGGGCAAACGGGGTGCTGGTGGAGGCGGAGGGGCTCTCGGCGCATGGCGGGTGGAAGCTGGATACGCAGTTCATCCATGAGATGGGCTCGCCGTATCTGCTGGCGCACGGCCTGGGCCGCCCGGTGGAGGACGCGTCGGGGGAGGTGTCGTTTCCAGCCGCCGGAACCTACCACGTCTACGTGCGGACGAAGGACTGGGTCGAGCGCTGGGGCGCGGAGGGGGATCCGGGCCGCTTCCAACTGCTCGTGAACGGGGAGGCGCTGCCGGAGGTCTTCGGGGACACGGGCGCGGAGTGGCACTGGGAATACGGCGGCACGGTGGACATTCCGGGGACGTCGGCGACGGTGGCGCTGCGGGACCTGACGGGCTTTGACGGGCGCGCGGACGCGATCTATTTCACCACGGACGAGAACGACGCGCCGCCCGAGACGGAGGATATTCTCGGGCCATGGCGCCTGGAGCGGCTGGGCCTGCCGCCCGAGCCGGTGGAACTTCCGGACTACGACCTGGTGGTGGTGGGCGGCGGCTACGCGGGCATGGGCAGCGCAATCTCGGCGGCGCGCATGGGCCTGCGCGTGGCGCTGGTGCAGAACCGCCCGGTGCTGGGCGGCAACGGATCCTCCGAGGTGCGCGTGTGGGCGCAGGGCCTGATCCGGCGCGGCAAGTACCCCCGCATTGGCGAGATTATCTCCGAAATTGCCGACAGCGCGACGAAATCGCCGGGGCGCGCGGAGGAATTCGAGGACGAGCATAAGGAGGCGGTGGTCCGCGCGGAAAAGAATATCGATCTCTTCCTGAACCACCACGCCTACGACGTGGAAAAGGAAGTGAACCGCATTGCGGGGGTGCTCGCGTTCGACACGCGGACCTCCGAGCGCAAGCTTTTCCGCGCGCCCCTATTTGTCGATGCGACGGGCCACGGGGTGATCGGCGCGGTGGCCGGGGCGGACTGGGAGATGACGCCGGTGGGCCGCATGGGGATGAGCAATATGTGGCGGTGGGCCGAGGCCGAGGCGCCCGTGCCCTTTCCGGAGACGCCCTGGGCGCTGGACCTGGAGATGGAGGATTTCCCCTATCCGCGGGAGTATCACGCGGAGTGGTTCTGGGAGAGCGGCTTCGACAAGGACCCGCTGAACGACGCGGAGGGCATCCGCGACTGGAACCTGCGCGCCGCGTATGGCGCGTTCAACGCGATGAAGAACCGGGGCGGCGCCGCGGAGCACCAGAACGCGTACCTGGAGTGGATCGCGTATATCGGCGGCCCGCGCGAGTCGCGGCGGCTCATGGGAGACGTGGTGCTGACGGAGGAGGACATCATCACGAAGCGGGAATTTCCGGACGGGTGCGTTCCGAGCACGTGGTCCATCGATCTGCACTACCCCAAAGAGCAGTTCATGAAGAAATACCCCGAAAACCCGTTCATTTCCTACGCGGCCTTTGACCACCGCGTGGACCGGCTCTACGGGTATCCCGTGCCCTACCGCAGCTTCTACTCGCGGAATATCGAGAACCTGTTCATGGCCGGCCGGAACATCAGCGTGACCCACGAGGCCCTCGGCACCGTGCGCGTCATGCAGACGCTCGGCATGGTGGGCGAGGTGGTGGGGAAGGCGGCGTCGATCTGCATTGAACGCGGAACCACCCCGCGCGGGGTCTACGAGGATCACCTCCCGCAACTGCTGGACATGCTGGAGCTGCCCGGCAAGGCGCGCCGCGCGACGGTGCGCGACGAGATCATCATCCCCGCCGACGCGCTCGACCGGGCGCCCGCGCTGGGGCCGTATCTGGGCATCGACCCGACGGCGCTTTCCGGCATCGTGGTGGACGATATGGCGGCGGAAAAGGACGGCGATTGGAGCACGAGCACCGGTCTCAAGGGCTTTGTGGCCTACGGATATGTGTACGCGAGCGGCGGCGCGACCGCGACCTACCACGCGACCATCGAGAACGCGGGCCGCTATGAGGTGCGCCACGCCCACCAGCCGCACGAGAACCGCGCGGACCGCGCGCGTATCGTGGTGCACGGCGCGGATGGCGACACGCAAGTGCTGGTGAACATGAAGGTCCCGGCTTCCGGCGAGCAGGGCTTCGAGCCGCTCGGCGTGTTTCGCTTCGCGGCGGGCGACCAGCCGGTGGTGACGGTGCACGCGGCGGGCGGCGGCGGCGCGGTGCACACGGACGCGATCCAGCTTGTGCGCGTTCGAGATTAG
- a CDS encoding protein kinase — MAEKSSGSCDPYAETRIGPPDTERAAASIEIGKIRYFGAYELLEEIARGGMGVVYKARQSTLKRIVAVKVILSGQLASGEEIRRFLIEAEASANLSHPGIVPVYEFGEHEGLHYFSMAYVDGPSLADRVADRPLSPEDAIPLMRAIAEAVAYAHGQGVIHRDLKPSNILLEGGITPRIADFGLAKRMKDDGELTRTGTILGSVYYMAPEQAAGKTEEVGPPSDIYALGAMLYRLLAGRPPFQAATGFETMQQVIHDEPVPPRQLNPAIPRDLETICLKCLEKDPARRYASAEELAAEFARVQNGLPILARPIGRLDRAWRWYRRNPVPATLGAALFLALLGGLVTGVTLWNRARAEHQRAQDQQRMVGVLSALVLEKTLDETEEWLRLFFEPVEQQLAVARAWGAAGLLNKDDPDALNRLLAPLIAHYPQISSLLIADSRGREHMLLSIEPHGGGERTWRNRITQRDQSPDRVRWVEWTGADPLARSEEVSMPDYDPRARPWYQGAIARRDEGGADAHWTAPYVFFTTKDLGITASTTFDPGDGFDHVVAFDVLLEDITAYTTRKAPTDNGIVLVLTPGGELVGLPRAPSLPDPDAWKRAFLKTPANAGLDTAARALDAFGDGRPDTIRHIDTGAGFWWAARRTFRLGTEQQLWILVLVPERDLHEDLAG; from the coding sequence ATGGCCGAGAAGTCTTCGGGATCCTGCGATCCCTACGCGGAAACCCGCATCGGCCCGCCGGATACCGAGCGCGCGGCCGCTTCAATCGAGATCGGCAAGATCCGCTATTTCGGGGCCTATGAACTCCTCGAGGAAATCGCCCGCGGCGGCATGGGCGTCGTTTACAAGGCCCGGCAGAGCACGCTCAAGCGCATTGTCGCGGTGAAGGTCATTCTCAGCGGGCAGCTCGCGTCCGGCGAAGAGATCCGCCGGTTCCTCATTGAGGCCGAGGCCTCGGCCAACCTGAGCCATCCCGGCATTGTCCCGGTGTACGAATTCGGCGAGCACGAGGGGCTCCACTACTTCTCCATGGCCTACGTCGACGGCCCGAGCCTGGCCGATCGCGTGGCCGATCGCCCCCTGAGCCCGGAGGACGCCATCCCCCTCATGCGCGCGATAGCCGAGGCGGTCGCCTACGCCCACGGCCAGGGCGTAATCCACCGCGATCTGAAACCCAGCAACATCCTGCTGGAGGGGGGGATCACGCCGCGCATCGCCGATTTCGGGCTCGCCAAGCGCATGAAGGACGACGGCGAGTTGACCCGCACCGGCACCATCCTCGGATCGGTTTACTACATGGCGCCCGAACAGGCCGCCGGCAAAACCGAGGAGGTCGGGCCGCCGTCGGATATCTACGCGCTCGGGGCGATGCTGTACCGCCTGCTTGCCGGCCGACCCCCGTTCCAGGCGGCGACCGGCTTCGAGACGATGCAGCAGGTGATCCACGACGAACCCGTGCCGCCGCGCCAACTGAACCCGGCCATTCCGCGCGATCTGGAGACGATCTGCCTCAAGTGTCTGGAGAAGGATCCCGCCCGCCGCTATGCCTCGGCGGAAGAGCTTGCGGCGGAATTCGCGCGGGTGCAAAACGGTCTCCCCATCCTCGCGCGGCCCATCGGGCGGCTGGACCGGGCCTGGCGATGGTACCGGCGCAACCCCGTCCCGGCGACCCTCGGCGCCGCGCTGTTCCTCGCGCTCCTCGGCGGCCTCGTCACCGGCGTCACCCTCTGGAACCGCGCGCGGGCGGAGCACCAGCGCGCCCAGGACCAGCAGCGCATGGTGGGCGTGCTTTCCGCCCTGGTCCTGGAAAAGACGCTGGACGAAACCGAGGAGTGGCTCCGCCTTTTCTTCGAGCCCGTCGAGCAGCAGCTCGCGGTCGCGCGGGCGTGGGGGGCCGCCGGCCTCCTCAACAAGGACGATCCCGACGCCCTCAACCGGCTGCTCGCCCCGCTCATCGCGCACTACCCGCAGATCTCCTCGCTGCTCATCGCCGACAGCCGCGGGCGCGAGCACATGCTGCTCTCGATCGAGCCGCACGGCGGCGGGGAACGCACGTGGCGCAACCGGATTACGCAGCGCGATCAATCCCCCGATCGGGTGCGCTGGGTGGAATGGACCGGCGCGGACCCGTTGGCCCGGAGCGAGGAAGTGTCCATGCCCGATTACGATCCCCGGGCGCGCCCCTGGTACCAGGGCGCCATTGCCCGGCGGGACGAAGGCGGCGCGGACGCGCACTGGACCGCGCCCTACGTCTTCTTCACCACGAAGGACCTCGGCATAACGGCCAGCACCACCTTCGATCCCGGCGATGGCTTCGATCATGTGGTGGCCTTCGACGTGCTCCTCGAGGACATCACCGCCTACACCACCCGCAAGGCGCCGACCGACAACGGGATCGTGCTCGTGCTCACCCCCGGCGGCGAGCTCGTCGGCCTGCCGCGCGCCCCAAGCCTGCCCGATCCCGACGCCTGGAAGCGGGCCTTTCTCAAGACCCCGGCCAATGCCGGCCTCGATACCGCCGCCCGCGCACTCGACGCCTTCGGCGATGGCCGCCCGGACACCATCCGCCACATCGACACCGGGGCCGGCTTCTGGTGGGCCGCCCGCCGCACATTCCGCCTCGGAACCGAACAACAGCTCTGGATCCTCGTCCTCGTCCCCGAACGCGATCTCCACGAAGACCTCGCGGGTTGA
- a CDS encoding formylglycine-generating enzyme family protein, whose product MGRGRGAVALESPDPWARRALVGTMVLLLAALVLMLLGFAFYVFRMAVAPGIAWNGAGVPDPGEVRTVDLGGGVQLELVWITPGAFMMGSSDSLDRSEFGPEVRSHKSETPRHEVEISRGFWMGRHEVTNAQFRRFRPGHNSGAYRGFSLDGDAQPVVNVSWEDARAFCDWLSSETGFAFRLPSEAEWEYACRAGSSELYAEGDTPASLRGFANVMNPSVAGVLGFDWTPFPWEDGISVTSAVGQFRPNAWGLYDMHGNAWEWCADWFDEGYYARSPARDPQGPSSGTVRVQRGGSWSDTPWYCRSAFRNARSPELARVYDGFRVAGTAPIETVARR is encoded by the coding sequence ATGGGGCGGGGGCGTGGGGCGGTTGCGCTGGAATCGCCGGACCCCTGGGCGCGGCGCGCACTCGTGGGAACGATGGTTCTGCTGCTTGCCGCGCTGGTCCTCATGCTGCTTGGCTTTGCGTTCTATGTGTTCCGGATGGCGGTGGCTCCGGGCATAGCGTGGAACGGAGCCGGGGTTCCGGATCCCGGCGAGGTCCGCACCGTGGATCTCGGCGGGGGGGTGCAACTCGAGTTGGTCTGGATCACGCCGGGCGCTTTCATGATGGGCAGTTCGGATTCTCTGGATCGCAGCGAATTCGGCCCCGAAGTGCGATCCCACAAAAGCGAGACTCCCCGGCATGAAGTGGAGATTAGCCGGGGATTCTGGATGGGACGCCACGAAGTCACCAATGCGCAGTTCCGGCGTTTTCGGCCCGGTCACAACAGCGGCGCGTACCGGGGCTTTTCCCTGGATGGCGACGCCCAGCCGGTTGTGAACGTATCGTGGGAAGATGCCCGGGCCTTTTGTGACTGGCTCTCCTCGGAGACCGGTTTCGCGTTCCGTTTGCCCTCGGAAGCCGAATGGGAGTATGCCTGCCGGGCCGGGAGTAGCGAACTTTATGCGGAGGGTGACACGCCGGCGTCCCTGCGCGGATTTGCCAATGTGATGAACCCATCCGTCGCTGGCGTACTGGGCTTCGACTGGACCCCTTTTCCCTGGGAGGATGGAATTAGCGTTACGTCCGCCGTGGGACAGTTCAGGCCAAACGCCTGGGGGCTCTACGACATGCACGGCAATGCCTGGGAATGGTGCGCCGACTGGTTTGACGAGGGTTACTACGCGCGCAGCCCCGCGCGGGATCCACAAGGTCCGAGTTCGGGAACAGTTCGCGTGCAGCGCGGCGGATCCTGGAGCGACACACCATGGTATTGCCGGAGCGCGTTCCGAAACGCCCGGTCGCCGGAGCTGGCGCGGGTGTACGATGGATTTCGGGTGGCCGGAACGGCTCCGATAGAGACGGTTGCGCGGCGATAA
- a CDS encoding metallophosphoesterase has product MSPFHVNRRQFLGSAAALSAAAVLPSAAGAEIDPARVGLAPSPTYPGQHASLAVADPSRIRMLQLTDIHFFNGRDKHGPARDEKTLEDIPRLIDKTRPDLLLISGDLWHDNPDGRGAEFQAYAIEKVSGWGVPWLFTWGNHDQLDDYAKGHDALHGAKGSLYRGGASGGNYVVTLTGRDGAPCWDLLCLNSMNDGLLAPQQAWLKALPEQDHRLRAKNAFAVVHIPVKQYTDVWAKPETGGVFLEEVCSWAEDGTSLPLIDALGTVRAYFCGHDHVNDYAGVWGGVTLHYGRATGHAGYGGDKVPKGGKIITANAETGKYVAESVLPDGSTWTSEPGKKIDTVEALPWA; this is encoded by the coding sequence ATGTCCCCATTTCACGTCAACCGCCGCCAGTTCCTCGGGAGCGCCGCCGCGCTTTCGGCCGCCGCCGTCCTGCCATCCGCAGCTGGCGCGGAAATCGACCCCGCGCGCGTGGGCCTGGCGCCTTCGCCGACCTATCCCGGGCAGCACGCCTCGCTCGCGGTGGCGGATCCGTCGCGCATCCGCATGCTGCAACTTACGGACATCCACTTTTTCAACGGGCGGGACAAGCACGGCCCCGCGCGGGACGAGAAGACGCTGGAGGATATCCCGCGGCTGATCGACAAGACGCGCCCGGACCTGCTGCTCATTTCGGGCGACCTCTGGCACGACAACCCGGACGGGCGGGGCGCGGAATTCCAGGCCTATGCGATCGAGAAGGTTTCCGGGTGGGGCGTGCCGTGGCTCTTTACGTGGGGCAACCACGACCAGCTCGACGACTACGCGAAGGGGCACGACGCGCTGCACGGTGCAAAGGGGTCGCTCTACCGGGGCGGCGCCAGCGGCGGCAACTATGTTGTGACGCTGACCGGCAGAGACGGCGCGCCCTGCTGGGACCTCCTCTGCCTGAACTCCATGAACGACGGCCTGCTCGCCCCGCAGCAGGCCTGGCTCAAGGCGCTGCCGGAACAGGACCACCGCCTGCGCGCGAAGAATGCGTTCGCCGTCGTCCACATCCCCGTGAAGCAATACACGGATGTGTGGGCGAAGCCGGAGACCGGCGGCGTGTTCCTGGAGGAGGTGTGCTCGTGGGCGGAGGACGGCACGAGCCTGCCGCTGATCGACGCGCTCGGGACCGTCCGCGCCTACTTCTGCGGCCACGACCACGTGAACGACTACGCGGGCGTCTGGGGCGGGGTCACGCTGCACTACGGGCGCGCGACGGGCCATGCGGGCTACGGCGGCGACAAGGTGCCCAAGGGCGGCAAGATCATCACCGCCAACGCGGAAACGGGCAAGTATGTGGCCGAGAGCGTCCTGCCCGACGGCAGCACCTGGACCAGCGAGCCGGGGAAGAAGATCGACACCGTCGAGGCGCTGCCCTGGGCGTGA